One window of the Vigna radiata var. radiata cultivar VC1973A chromosome 1, Vradiata_ver6, whole genome shotgun sequence genome contains the following:
- the LOC106770019 gene encoding mediator of RNA polymerase II transcription subunit 33B-like yields the protein MQLVVIHQFTYRIKQLLIKTTYFGRIFRSTRKKEIEKIFEFAINGSDEEKISAATILCGASLVRGWNVQEHIVFFIVKMLSPPVPPKYSGTESYLINHAPLLNVLLIGISSVDSVQIFSLHGVVPLLAAVLMPICEAFGSSVPNVSWTAVTGEKLTCHAVFSNAFILLLRLWRFNHPPVEHVMGGATTPALGSQLGPEYLLLVRNCMLASFGKSPRDRVSCRRFSKMITFSLEPLFMESFPKLNIWYRQHRECIASTCSTLAPGGPVSQIVEALLSMICKKINRSAQSLTPTTSGSSNSSCSSLDDALMKLKVPAWDILEATPFVLYAALTACAHGRLSPRELATGIVFGKASFVAQ from the exons ATGCAACTTGTGGTAATTCATCA GTTCACATATAGAATAAAACAGTTACTCATCAAGACAACCTACTTTGGTAGGATATTTAGGAGTACCAGGAAAAAAG AGattgagaaaatatttgaatttgcaATCAATGGCTCGGATGAAGAAAAGATATCTGCTGCTACCATTCTTTGTGGGGCATCTTTAGTACGTGGTTGGAACGTTCAG GAACATATTGTTTTTTTCATAGTAAAGATGCTTTCACCTCCNGTTCCTCCTAAATATTCTGGGACTGAAAGCTATTTGATCAACCATGCTCCTTTGTTGAACGTCCTTCTGATTGGAATTTCATCCGTAGACAGTGTTCAGATATTCTCCCTACACGGTGTG GTTCCGTTACTTGCTGCTGTGTTGATGCCAATATGCGAAGCTTTTGGATCATCTGTTCCCAATGTCTCATGGACTGCTGTTACTGGTGAAAAACTCACTTGTCATGCAGTGTTCTCTAATGCATTTATTCTCCTGCTGAGACTATGGCGGTTTAATCATCCACCTGTTGAGCATGTGATGGGTGGTGCAACAACTCCAGCATTAGGATCACAGTTAGGTCCTGAGTACCTTTTGTTAGTTCGAAATTGTATGTTAGCATCCTTTGGGAAATCACCAAGAGATCGAGTAAGTTGTAgaagattttcaaaaatgatAACTTTTTCTTTAGAACCTTTATTTATGGAATCCTTTCCAAAATTAAACATTTGGTATCGGCAACATCGAGAATGTATTGCATCCACCTGCTCTACTCTTGCGCCTGGAGGGCCAGTTTCTCAGATTGTTGAAGCGCTACTAAGCATGATATGCAAGAAAATAAATCGAAGTGCTCAGTCATTGACGCCTACAACTTCAGGAAGCAGTAATTCATCTTGCTCTTCACTGGATGATGCTCTGATGAAACTCAAAGTGCCTGCATGGGACATCCTTGAAGCAACTCCATTTGTTCTTTATGCTGCTCTTACTGCTTGTGCACATGGAAGACTCTCTCCCCGTGAATTGGCTACAG
- the LOC106770075 gene encoding uncharacterized protein LOC106770075 isoform X5 has translation MHSYRWCGSMPSTATATTATTMIRRLCCLQSVSPFLPFSSASTTTKKPLVFLGAPQVSAIVLDKLLNASASPHSLFEVAAIVTQPPARRDRGKKLALSPLATHALDRGFSPDLIFTPDKAGDDAFLSNLKALQPHLCITAAYGNILPTKFLDIPSLGTVNIHPSLLPLYRGAAPVQRALQDGVKETGVSLAFTVRALDAGPIIATETIQVDDQIKAPDLLELLFHKGSELLIRELPSILDGSARLKAQPQDDSKATLAPKINSDESWLSFDEEAYVLHNKVRAFSGWPGTRARVLVVEKNGEQKTLDIKIITTRLSSHESVQFNEADDVAFVDGALLFPCGRGTTIEVLEVQLPGKKTVNAAAFWNGLRGQKLKKL, from the exons ATGCATAGCTACAGGTGGTGTGGTTCTATGCCCTCAACCGCCACAGCCACAACCGCAACCACCATGATTCGTCGGTTGTGCTGTTTGCAGAGCGTCTCTCCTTTCCTCCCTTTCTCTTCTGCTTCCACCACCACCAAGAAGCCCCTTGTCTTCTTGGGCGCACCTCAG GTCTCCGCCATAGTCCTTGACAAGCTTCTCAACGCCTCTGCTTCTCCACATTCTTTATTCGAG GTTGCGGCCATCGTGACTCAGCCACCTGCTAGAAGGGACAGAGGCAAGAAGCTCGCCCTCTCTCCCTTGGCCACTCATGCTCTTGACAGGGGCTTCTCCCCCGATCTCATTTTCACTCCCGATAAAGCTGGAGAC GATgcttttttgtcaaatttaaaaGCTTTGCAACCTCACCTGTGCATTACAGCTGCCTATGGCAATATATTACCTACCAAGTTTCTAGATATTCCTTCATTGG GAACAGTCAACATTCACCCTAGCCTGCTGCCATTGTATCGTGGCGCTGCTCCTGTTCAAAGGGCATTGCAG GATGGTGTTAAAGAAACTGGAGTGTCATTAGCATTCACCGTTCGTGCTCTCGATGCTGGACCTATCATTGCTACTGAAACAATTCAAGTTGATGATCAAATAAAg GCACCTGATTTGCTTGAGCTCCTCTTTCATAAAG GATCTGAACTTTTGATTAGGGAACTTCCATCTATACTTGATGGATCAGCAAGATTAAAGGCCCAACCTCAGGATGATTCTAAGGCTACATTGGCTCCTAAG ATAAACTCAGATGAATCATGGCTATCCTTTGATGAAGAAGCATATGTTCTACACAATAAG GTTCGTGCCTTTTCAGGGTGGCCAGGAACTCGAGCAAGAGTGTTAGTGGTTGAGAAAAATGGTGAGCAGAAAACTTtggatattaaaattataaccaCACGACTTAGCAGTCATGAAAGTGTGCAGTTCAATGAAGCAGATGATGTTGCATTTGTTGACGGTGCGTTGTTATTTCCATGTGGAAGGGGTACCACAATTGAG GTATTGGAAGTTCAGCTTCCTGGAAAAAAGACAGTAAATGCAGCTGCTTTCTGGAATGGACTGCGTGGGCAGAAGCTGAAGAAATTATGA
- the LOC106770075 gene encoding uncharacterized protein LOC106770075 isoform X2, giving the protein MHSYRWCGSMPSTATATTATTMIRRLCCLQSVSPFLPFSSASTTTKKPLVFLGAPQVSAIVLDKLLNASASPHSLFEVAAIVTQPPARRDRGKKLALSPLATHALDRGFSPDLIFTPDKAGDDAFLSNLKALQPHLCITAAYGNILPTKFLDIPSLGTVNIHPSLLPLYRGAAPVQRALQDGVKETGVSLAFTVRALDAGPIIATETIQVDDQIKAPDLLELLFHKGSELLIRELPSILDGSARLKAQPQDDSKATLAPKINSDESWLSFDEEAYVLHNKVRAFSGWPGTRARVLVVEKNDDVAFVDGALLFPXGRGTTIEVLEVQLPGKKTVNAAAFWNGLRGQKLKKL; this is encoded by the exons ATGCATAGCTACAGGTGGTGTGGTTCTATGCCCTCAACCGCCACAGCCACAACCGCAACCACCATGATTCGTCGGTTGTGCTGTTTGCAGAGCGTCTCTCCTTTCCTCCCTTTCTCTTCTGCTTCCACCACCACCAAGAAGCCCCTTGTCTTCTTGGGCGCACCTCAG GTCTCCGCCATAGTCCTTGACAAGCTTCTCAACGCCTCTGCTTCTCCACATTCTTTATTCGAG GTTGCGGCCATCGTGACTCAGCCACCTGCTAGAAGGGACAGAGGCAAGAAGCTCGCCCTCTCTCCCTTGGCCACTCATGCTCTTGACAGGGGCTTCTCCCCCGATCTCATTTTCACTCCCGATAAAGCTGGAGAC GATgcttttttgtcaaatttaaaaGCTTTGCAACCTCACCTGTGCATTACAGCTGCCTATGGCAATATATTACCTACCAAGTTTCTAGATATTCCTTCATTGG GAACAGTCAACATTCACCCTAGCCTGCTGCCATTGTATCGTGGCGCTGCTCCTGTTCAAAGGGCATTGCAG GATGGTGTTAAAGAAACTGGAGTGTCATTAGCATTCACCGTTCGTGCTCTCGATGCTGGACCTATCATTGCTACTGAAACAATTCAAGTTGATGATCAAATAAAg GCACCTGATTTGCTTGAGCTCCTCTTTCATAAAG GATCTGAACTTTTGATTAGGGAACTTCCATCTATACTTGATGGATCAGCAAGATTAAAGGCCCAACCTCAGGATGATTCTAAGGCTACATTGGCTCCTAAG ATAAACTCAGATGAATCATGGCTATCCTTTGATGAAGAAGCATATGTTCTACACAATAAG GTTCGTGCCTTTTCAGGGTGGCCAGGAACTCGAGCAAGAGTGTTAGTGGTTGAGAAAAATG ATGATGTTGCATTTGTTGACGGTGCGTTGTTATTTCCATGNGGAAGGGGTACCACAATTGAG GTATTGGAAGTTCAGCTTCCTGGAAAAAAGACAGTAAATGCAGCTGCTTTCTGGAATGGACTGCGTGGGCAGAAGCTGAAGAAATTATGA
- the LOC106770075 gene encoding uncharacterized protein LOC106770075 isoform X1, with the protein MHSYRWCGSMPSTATATTATTMIRRLCCLQSVSPFLPFSSASTTTKKPLVFLGAPQVSAIVLDKLLNASASPHSLFEVAAIVTQPPARRDRGKKLALSPLATHALDRGFSPDLIFTPDKAGDDAFLSNLKALQPHLCITAAYGNILPTKFLDIPSLGTVNIHPSLLPLYRGAAPVQRALQDGVKETGVSLAFTVRALDAGPIIATETIQVDDQIKAPDLLELLFHKGSELLIRELPSILDGSARLKAQPQDDSKATLAPKINSDESWLSFDEEAYVLHNKVRAFSGWPGTRARVLVVEKNDDVAFVDGALLFPCGRGTTIEVLEVQLPGKKTVNAAAFWNGLRGQKLKKL; encoded by the exons ATGCATAGCTACAGGTGGTGTGGTTCTATGCCCTCAACCGCCACAGCCACAACCGCAACCACCATGATTCGTCGGTTGTGCTGTTTGCAGAGCGTCTCTCCTTTCCTCCCTTTCTCTTCTGCTTCCACCACCACCAAGAAGCCCCTTGTCTTCTTGGGCGCACCTCAG GTCTCCGCCATAGTCCTTGACAAGCTTCTCAACGCCTCTGCTTCTCCACATTCTTTATTCGAG GTTGCGGCCATCGTGACTCAGCCACCTGCTAGAAGGGACAGAGGCAAGAAGCTCGCCCTCTCTCCCTTGGCCACTCATGCTCTTGACAGGGGCTTCTCCCCCGATCTCATTTTCACTCCCGATAAAGCTGGAGAC GATgcttttttgtcaaatttaaaaGCTTTGCAACCTCACCTGTGCATTACAGCTGCCTATGGCAATATATTACCTACCAAGTTTCTAGATATTCCTTCATTGG GAACAGTCAACATTCACCCTAGCCTGCTGCCATTGTATCGTGGCGCTGCTCCTGTTCAAAGGGCATTGCAG GATGGTGTTAAAGAAACTGGAGTGTCATTAGCATTCACCGTTCGTGCTCTCGATGCTGGACCTATCATTGCTACTGAAACAATTCAAGTTGATGATCAAATAAAg GCACCTGATTTGCTTGAGCTCCTCTTTCATAAAG GATCTGAACTTTTGATTAGGGAACTTCCATCTATACTTGATGGATCAGCAAGATTAAAGGCCCAACCTCAGGATGATTCTAAGGCTACATTGGCTCCTAAG ATAAACTCAGATGAATCATGGCTATCCTTTGATGAAGAAGCATATGTTCTACACAATAAG GTTCGTGCCTTTTCAGGGTGGCCAGGAACTCGAGCAAGAGTGTTAGTGGTTGAGAAAAATG ATGATGTTGCATTTGTTGACGGTGCGTTGTTATTTCCATGTGGAAGGGGTACCACAATTGAG GTATTGGAAGTTCAGCTTCCTGGAAAAAAGACAGTAAATGCAGCTGCTTTCTGGAATGGACTGCGTGGGCAGAAGCTGAAGAAATTATGA
- the LOC106770075 gene encoding uncharacterized protein LOC106770075 isoform X3: protein MHSYRWCGSMPSTATATTATTMIRRLCCLQSVSPFLPFSSASTTTKKPLVFLGAPQVSAIVLDKLLNASASPHSLFEVAAIVTQPPARRDRGKKLALSPLATHALDRGFSPDLIFTPDKAGDDAFLSNLKALQPHLCITAAYGNILPTKFLDIPSLGTVNIHPSLLPLYRGAAPVQRALQDGVKETGVSLAFTVRALDAGPIIATETIQVDDQIKAPDLLELLFHKGSELLIRELPSILDGSARLKAQPQDDSKATLAPKINSDESWLSFDEEAYVLHNKVRAFSGWPGTRARVLVVEKNGVPQLRYWKFSFLEKRQ, encoded by the exons ATGCATAGCTACAGGTGGTGTGGTTCTATGCCCTCAACCGCCACAGCCACAACCGCAACCACCATGATTCGTCGGTTGTGCTGTTTGCAGAGCGTCTCTCCTTTCCTCCCTTTCTCTTCTGCTTCCACCACCACCAAGAAGCCCCTTGTCTTCTTGGGCGCACCTCAG GTCTCCGCCATAGTCCTTGACAAGCTTCTCAACGCCTCTGCTTCTCCACATTCTTTATTCGAG GTTGCGGCCATCGTGACTCAGCCACCTGCTAGAAGGGACAGAGGCAAGAAGCTCGCCCTCTCTCCCTTGGCCACTCATGCTCTTGACAGGGGCTTCTCCCCCGATCTCATTTTCACTCCCGATAAAGCTGGAGAC GATgcttttttgtcaaatttaaaaGCTTTGCAACCTCACCTGTGCATTACAGCTGCCTATGGCAATATATTACCTACCAAGTTTCTAGATATTCCTTCATTGG GAACAGTCAACATTCACCCTAGCCTGCTGCCATTGTATCGTGGCGCTGCTCCTGTTCAAAGGGCATTGCAG GATGGTGTTAAAGAAACTGGAGTGTCATTAGCATTCACCGTTCGTGCTCTCGATGCTGGACCTATCATTGCTACTGAAACAATTCAAGTTGATGATCAAATAAAg GCACCTGATTTGCTTGAGCTCCTCTTTCATAAAG GATCTGAACTTTTGATTAGGGAACTTCCATCTATACTTGATGGATCAGCAAGATTAAAGGCCCAACCTCAGGATGATTCTAAGGCTACATTGGCTCCTAAG ATAAACTCAGATGAATCATGGCTATCCTTTGATGAAGAAGCATATGTTCTACACAATAAG GTTCGTGCCTTTTCAGGGTGGCCAGGAACTCGAGCAAGAGTGTTAGTGGTTGAGAAAAATG GGGTACCACAATTGAG GTATTGGAAGTTCAGCTTCCTGGAAAAAAGACAGTAA
- the LOC106770075 gene encoding uncharacterized protein LOC106770075 isoform X4, with amino-acid sequence MHSYRWCGSMPSTATATTATTMIRRLCCLQSVSPFLPFSSASTTTKKPLVFLGAPQVSAIVLDKLLNASASPHSLFEVAAIVTQPPARRDRGKKLALSPLATHALDRGFSPDLIFTPDKAGDDAFLSNLKALQPHLCITAAYGNILPTKFLDIPSLGTVNIHPSLLPLYRGAAPVQRALQDGVKETGVSLAFTVRALDAGPIIATETIQVDDQIKAPDLLELLFHKGSELLIRELPSILDGSARLKAQPQDDSKATLAPKINSDESWLSFDEEAYVLHNKVRAFSGWPGTRARVLVVEKNVQ; translated from the exons ATGCATAGCTACAGGTGGTGTGGTTCTATGCCCTCAACCGCCACAGCCACAACCGCAACCACCATGATTCGTCGGTTGTGCTGTTTGCAGAGCGTCTCTCCTTTCCTCCCTTTCTCTTCTGCTTCCACCACCACCAAGAAGCCCCTTGTCTTCTTGGGCGCACCTCAG GTCTCCGCCATAGTCCTTGACAAGCTTCTCAACGCCTCTGCTTCTCCACATTCTTTATTCGAG GTTGCGGCCATCGTGACTCAGCCACCTGCTAGAAGGGACAGAGGCAAGAAGCTCGCCCTCTCTCCCTTGGCCACTCATGCTCTTGACAGGGGCTTCTCCCCCGATCTCATTTTCACTCCCGATAAAGCTGGAGAC GATgcttttttgtcaaatttaaaaGCTTTGCAACCTCACCTGTGCATTACAGCTGCCTATGGCAATATATTACCTACCAAGTTTCTAGATATTCCTTCATTGG GAACAGTCAACATTCACCCTAGCCTGCTGCCATTGTATCGTGGCGCTGCTCCTGTTCAAAGGGCATTGCAG GATGGTGTTAAAGAAACTGGAGTGTCATTAGCATTCACCGTTCGTGCTCTCGATGCTGGACCTATCATTGCTACTGAAACAATTCAAGTTGATGATCAAATAAAg GCACCTGATTTGCTTGAGCTCCTCTTTCATAAAG GATCTGAACTTTTGATTAGGGAACTTCCATCTATACTTGATGGATCAGCAAGATTAAAGGCCCAACCTCAGGATGATTCTAAGGCTACATTGGCTCCTAAG ATAAACTCAGATGAATCATGGCTATCCTTTGATGAAGAAGCATATGTTCTACACAATAAG GTTCGTGCCTTTTCAGGGTGGCCAGGAACTCGAGCAAGAGTGTTAGTGGTTGAGAAAAATG TTCAATGA
- the LOC106776069 gene encoding 50S ribosomal protein L22, chloroplastic-like, with protein sequence MAVSLSVNRPLLRLHHKHPPLPVXIXPQLHFHCXPKLAGIRCSSSPSHFTDKTLISIKPNTSHINDNPLACRFHASQFGGQESSKSVEAYAIGRNIRMSANKARRVIDQIRGRKXDETLMILELMPYRACEAILKIVFSAGANATNNLGLSKGSLVISKAEVNEGKTMKRVKPVARGRAHPIKKRTCHITITVKGSPSESIVEASXA encoded by the exons ATGGCTGTTTCTCTGTCGGTGAACCGTCCTCTCCTTCGTCTTCACCACAAGCATCCACCTTTACCGGTGGNCATCNCTCCCCAACTCCATTTCCACTGTCANCCCAAGCTCGCCGGAATTCGATGCTCCTCCTCGCCCTCCCATTTTACNGACAAAACCCTCATTTCCATCAAACCTAACACTTCCCACATCAACGACAACCCCCTCGCTTGTCGCTTCCACGCTTCCCAGTTTGGAG GACAGGAGAGCAGCAAATCCGTGGAAGCGTACGCTATTGGGCGAAATATTCGCATGTCTGCTAATAAAGCTCGAAGAGTGATCGATCAGATTCGTGGACGAAAATANGATGAAACACTTATGATATTAGAACTAATGCCTTATCGAGCCTGTGAAGCCATTCTGAAGATAGTGTTTTCTGCTGGTGCAAATGCTACCAATAACCTGGGTTTAAGCAAGGGAAGTTTAGTTATCAGTAAAGCAGAGGTTAATGAaggaaaaacaatgaaaagggTAAAACCTGTGGCTCGAGGGCGTGCTCATCCAATTAAAAAGCGCACTTGTCATATAACCATCACTGTAAAAGGCTCACCAAGTGAGTCCATCGTGGAAGCGAGCNCTGCATAA